Genomic DNA from Anthonomus grandis grandis chromosome 5, icAntGran1.3, whole genome shotgun sequence:
ccattattaagttttgttttaaggagagagtttaagtaaattataaacagAACCGGGCCTAACACTGTGCCTTGCGGGACTCCTATCTGTATTACCTCTTCTTTgcttaaagtattatttattttaacaacttgtcgtctattttttaagtaattcttaATTAGAGTTATTGCAGTTCCTCTACTGGTTGTGAGGTTGTGGGATTTTTTCTGCCATCTGAATACCAATATTTGTGTAATATTGATTACAAAAGTCAGCCATTTGATGTTCATCTTGGAAGTTTccccattttcattttttattttaatgtgaaGTTTTTCTGTCTGTTTTTGATTCGTAACATCTCTTATTACTTCATACATTTTCTtcatattatctttatttttattaatctcatttctataataatttcttttttgaattgatataattttatttaaatggtttctataatttttatattcattgtCTAGTtctacattataattttttaatagttttcgtTTTAGTTTGTCCCTATGTTTGATTGAGGCTATTATACCATTGgtaatccattttttaatttttctgtatttcttGTAATATAAAGAGTGGCTTTCGGAGCTTTTTATATGCTTTGTATAAGTGCTCATTGCTTGGTCAGGATTgtctatttcttttattaacgtCCAGTCTTGTTCATTTAACAGTCTTTAACGTTTTAAAGTCTTGTCTTTTAAGATTATGTAtgtctattgattttttattagattctgTTTTTTGGGTGACAGCTCGGAAACTTTTATCTTTAAAGGCAACATTTATCATTACTGGAAAATGATCTGTTAGGCAGCTATCTAAAACAAATGATTTAAACTCTGcggaagaaatatttttacattttaagaaaatgtgatcTAAATTAGTTTTGGTGTCTGGTCGTGTAATTGAATTtatataagataaataataataataataataataataataataagcctttatttccaacaggcaacttgcccaataacaggaaacagttgcaaaacaatgtaaaatatagttaaaaaaaacacacacaaacaaaccgaaaagaatgaaaagaaaagaaaaagagtaaagtaaagtcacattctcaaaaaattagaacaaataactattaatatgatataaaaacccaattataaaagtttaacaagataatcacatattgaacaaaattaaattaatttaactgcaatatacctactaactataacttaaacacatgggccctaatcccaagagtaatgatccaccaagatatcgataatcacatgaaccggagagaaatttatatcgcacatgtgacagatccgattaaatatagcgcatattgtatatagtggcgatttcaacaggatgttagtatgaggccttggcagaaagaatgttaggggatgtctagcattaagcctaggcaccatgaaacgtacaccagaaagaagtaaaggactatcaatgaatccattcagtaacccatgcaggaattttacagagaagatcattcttctgagatgtaatggatgtagattgaagcgttccaatagttgtcGATGATCAAAcgctcttaccggatatatgccatcctgcctgaaggccaaaaacttagcaaatctacgctgaacagattcaaggagaccaacatgattctgatagagcgggttccatataatgcagccaaactccagttttgatgtcacaaagcaacagaaaagcagttttaatgtagactccaaagtaaaactctgagaacttctaattatgaacccaagccttctcagggctgacttgactatgttattgaagtgtggaacgaatgtaaattcagagtcaaaggttataccaagatcagtaatttgctctattttactcaaaatagtatcattaataaagtaattaaaatttaagggtgtttttgatctagagtaactgaccacactacacttagccgcattcaagcctaacctgttaacagcgcaccatacctccaatgtatttagtcagttctgaagaaaaacacaatcctccaaaccatatacaaagtcatcaagtcatttataaaaaaactaaacaggagcggacccaggttcgagccctgtggcacacccgacgttacgttaaaaagtttcgatttaaagccctcatattcgacatattgagatctaccaatcaagtaggaatgaaataaattaaataatctccctgaaaaaccatactgagttaatttatgcagcaaaatatagtggtctatccgatcaaaggctttttggaagtcggtataaataacatcgacttgagtattaacatcaagtgattcacagatgtggctagacagacaggataagttagtaacacaagatcgcccgctaaaaaatccatgctggtctacagagatgagttcttttgcgtgactaaatagcgaccgattcaggataatttcgaaaatttttgagaagttacagagtaatgagattggcctgtagtttacgatttgatcagagtccccagcttttaaaataggtattattttagcagtcttccaaatttcagggatttgttctgttgacagtattaagttgaaaatgtaggtcagcggatcagccaggacaccaatgcaatctttaaccaagaagctaggcacaccgtctacaccagatgttaacttatttttgagttttttactggccaaaataatctgggaagcatcaacgttggaaatgtcaaagtggggcacattatcagacgtcgacgaatggttaatgaaatttgattgtataaatgcctcaccaaagaacagtgcaaaagcatcaactatgtcttgtgggtctttaattaccacgtcatcgggtagcctGATCTtaccaggaatcctggtgccagccttcttagaaccaataaaattccaaaagctagatgggtccaaagaaatattcctttcggtgtttgatatatacaacttatattcattgcgtatttgtagtttgataaggcgtctaagagaatggaatttattttgaaagaatggagaattgtacattttaaagtccttgaaagccttttctttcctataaatgttcctAATCAATTCtcaagaataataatttggaaatcttcttttacgttgctgcttaagaggaatgtgtgcggcaaatatgccattcaatatatcatatagggctccacatgcatcattaacgttagaggataaatacacagtagaccagtcagcttcaaggatcgagtcataaaggagatggaagttggcctttctaaaattaaaagaatgagataagtttttattaagctgaaaattatggacacgttggcctgagacggtaaaatcaatttccagtacagggtgatgcaaatcctccaagacaaaaggcacgtcactacgcgaaacagtacaggtgaagttagataaaacaagatccaatagtctgttattatagtttaggatgtgattacactgaacaagattaaaagtgttagcaaaattattcacagcaatagacttttgactaacatgattacctgtaggtgagttaatagagaaatcagacACGTTAAAATCGCTCGATTAAAATAGCCCGATTGTGACATTACAGTTGAATACTAATAACATTATTATCTTCAAGATTTAATAGATCTATATTAACGTCCCCAGTAAATATTTCTAGTTgttgattattgttatttaaacttaagaaTTCTTCCAAATCCTGAATAAAAAGATCTTTTGAAATAGGAGGTGGCTTATACACGGCTGTAACTCCGTAACTTTAATTACTGTAAGTTATATATTAGTTCCTTGTTTATTGTATTTgcctagttttaatttaaaattgaaacttcCAGCATGAACTGTATGAAAAGCTTAAAAACGCCGTGGCTAAGTGCCCCAAACAGCTGTTTATATTCGATGAAGTGGACAAAATGGTGCCAGAAGTCCTTAATATTCTTAAGCCAATGCTGGATTATAAACTGAACATAGATGGGGTAGACTATTCTCAATCCGTGTTTATCTTTCTCTCGAACACCGGAGCTGATGTTGTAAATGAACACTTCCATGACCTGTATATTAAAGAAGGAAAAGAACGGAACGACATGACCATGGCGGATTTCGAAACTTTTATACAAAGGGGCGCATTTAACGAACAAGGTTGGTTGACAAAAGGGCCGGCAACTTATTTTAGACATTTGACGAGACAGATGTTGTTCTCTAGAAGTTACTTAGGAagtgcttttaattttatttataagttggGTATGTTTTAGCCATGAATTCTCAATTGATTTGACGGTTCGTTTGTGGTTTTTTTAGGGGGTTTCCACCATAGTGACGCTATTAAAAACAACCTTATAGACCATTACATTCCATTTTTGCCATTAGAACAGAAACATGTGGAGATGTGCATTAGGAAAGAATTTCAAATAAGGAATGTGAATCAGCCTAAACAGGAACTGATCAAGTaagattcattttattttttcggGTCTTTGAGAGAAGTGTGAGTGGTTAAGTAGTAatcgtttaatttaattattccagtGAAGTGATGGAAATTGTTCAGTGGGGTCCTGAGGACACCAAACTGTTCTCTAAAACAGGGTGCAAAAGGCTGGGGGCCAAGGTGGGACTCTTAGTAGACAAACATTACTGGCATGAAACTCATAGGAATGAATTGTGATTCTTTTTActgtatgtataattttttttcttgtaagtattttttaattctttatatatatattgtgtttttcaaaattgatttGGGATtaacttattataaataaaaaactattttatattttatttattattttgtgttgTCATTGGGTGCtgggaagaaataaaaaattacccttgtccacacaataaaacatcaaactttttTTGAGTAACATTTATGTATTTactatacaaacaaaataaatatcagcAATACAATGTAAAAGATACCGTCATATTATGAGGCGTTAAATATAGCTTTAGATAGACACTCTATCCTACTTATAATTGCTAtgcataaattattaaaaaataaaaaaaaaagtctatacATCACAAACACAGGGTGTACCAAGAAACTATTACTTTCGATACATCCAATACTTCATTGGCAAAATTAGCTGTCCTATActaatatactaaataaaaaaaagaagtactGTTTGGTCTTTAACTGGCAAGCGGAGATAATAATTGGCAAACGCCACTACGAATCGTAGGTGCAAAAATACATTATCTCTTTCAGATATTCTTTGTTGGCAAAAGATATGTCTTTAATatcttaatatcaataagtcgGAACACTTTCGAGAGATGCCAAAAATGTCTTTTAGGTTACCATTTATTGCTACGGTCactacatttaataaatttacctaAAATTTGTTCCCAATTAACATCCTCTAGACATCTATACTGCCCAACTATGGAGAAAGGCAGTAACTgccataaaatgtaaaaatcgtttttttgctTTGCTGGAAAGATATGCAAATTTTACATCCTAAACCAATGCAAAAAAAGCAGTAAAATcgtttacttaataaaaaaatatatgaaaaatactTACTGccttttaaataagtaaagcATTTACAACAGAAGAAagcagtaaataaataatacaatatataatGCAAATAGGCAGtatctttttgtaaaaaaatagttgcTGCTTTCTTGTGTTAGATTAAGTGACTTTTGTGACAACAGAAAAAAGCAGTAAGTGTATAATACAACACAAGTAGGCAGTTTCTTTGGGTAAACAAATAGATGCTGTTTTCTTGCAATGCATCAGGTGGTTTTGTTCAGTTTATAACCTTAGGGGAATTGTGCCTGAGATGGCAtactagatatttttttctagatatttaaaaaaatgtgctgCTATGCCATCTCACACCAACAGCTTAGGGTAAGATGGCATACTACTATGTCATCTCACCCTAgccaatataaatgaaaatccttaaaaattataaagccTAATTCTTTattggtaatattatttatacccGTGTAATGAAAAATAAACCTATATCGTGTAAAATACAGGCGAAAAAAGAccaaatgcaaattttttaaaagcgaaAACTTAACtacaaaacacaaaatacttTCATGATATAAAACGGCATCTTCATATTTCATTTGTATAGATcgcatataaatatttttaccctTCTGCTAACTCCAGCGCATTCAGAATGGCACCACCTTGCACATTGTTGACAGCGAATCCAGTCTTCGTTGGAGCGTGACAGCGAATATAATTCATTGCAATAAAGGCACGCAAAGTCATCTTCGTCGTCAGCAGCGACTTGAAAATTTTCAGGTTCTTCATCACTTTTATCAATgacaggtaattttttttttgctgctcTAGCCGATTTTCTCAAGATTGCTGCTTCTTTTTCGACAATCGCTGCTTTGGCAAGTTCAATTTCAGGTGTTGTATTAAGCACGCCATATTTTCCTCCCTTTCTCGGCTTTCTACTTTTTAATATCGAAGGAGCAACAGGAAGTGgagaaatatcttttattgacatttttgcgGGTTTCTGTGTTGAGGTTCCTGCAGCGTGTGTAATGTCAGCTCCAGAAATTTGAGGATTTTTAGTCCCTTGTGTATTATCTTCTGTATTTCCTTGTTCATTGTCtggaatatttgtgacgtcTGCTGGTTGAAACATCCAGTCTGGAAAAATGTCTTTATTGAACGGATATATGCCAGTCTTACTGAATGCATTAACAGCATTTCCTATAGTGGCGGCCTTGTTGTAGGCTTCTCTTAGTATACCACCGATTTGAAAATGGATAACCGTTCTTCCCGGATGAGATTTAAGCCAACGGGATAATTCTTGATTATAATATGTTGTAAGTGATCCAAAAAAAACACACGTCTAACGGCTGTACCAGGTGGGTGCAGTGAGGTGGAAGGCAAAATACGATGATGCCGTTTTCTTTGGCATATAGAGCCGCATAATGTGGCTGCTATGTCCATCTAACAGGagaagaattttatttgtagGAGATGGTCTGGCATATTTGAcaaagtgttttaaatattttaggaaacttTCTCCAGTCATCCATCCACTTTCCTGTGCTAAACCTAAAGCTCCCTGTGGACCGTGGTCCATCCAACTCATTCTTCATGTTTTTTCTAGGAAAGAGTAACACAGGTGGAATGTAAGTCCGAACAGCATTAAAGCCGCATGCAATTGTGAGATGCTGA
This window encodes:
- the LOC126736061 gene encoding torsin-1A-like isoform X2 — protein: MSKSYIYNFFYVILILLSCLPTIFSWTFSGLFSSFAKAGYNPYCVTNECCSEAWINFDREGLKRALKENVYGQPLLETAVYALSSHFRQTHHNKALTLSFHGMTGTGKNYVASFIAESMFERGLKSAYVHQFIGRIHFAEQAKVHTYQHELYEKLKNAVAKCPKQLFIFDEVDKMVPEVLNILKPMLDYKLNIDGVDYSQSVFIFLSNTGADVVNEHFHDLYIKEGKERNDMTMADFETFIQRGAFNEQGGFHHSDAIKNNLIDHYIPFLPLEQKHVEMCIRKEFQIRNVNQPKQELINEVMEIVQWGPEDTKLFSKTGCKRLGAKVGLLVDKHYWHETHRNEL
- the LOC126736061 gene encoding torsin-1A-like isoform X1, coding for MSKSYIYNFFYVILILLSCLPTIFSWTFSGLFSSFAKAGYNPYCVTNECCSEAWINFDREGLKRALKENVYGQPLLETAVYALSSHFRQTHHNKALTLSFHGMTGTGKNYVASFIAESMFERGLKSAYVHQFIGRIHFAEQAKVHTYQHELYEKLKNAVAKCPKQLFIFDEVDKMVPEVLNILKPMLDYKLNIDGVDYSQSVFIFLSNTGADVVNEHFHDLYIKEGKERNDMTMADFETFIQRGAFNEQGWLTKGPATYFRHLTRQMLFSRSYLGSAFNFIYKLGGFHHSDAIKNNLIDHYIPFLPLEQKHVEMCIRKEFQIRNVNQPKQELINEVMEIVQWGPEDTKLFSKTGCKRLGAKVGLLVDKHYWHETHRNEL